A stretch of Mytilus edulis chromosome 11, xbMytEdul2.2, whole genome shotgun sequence DNA encodes these proteins:
- the LOC139495173 gene encoding uncharacterized protein, protein MLLLRLGIILVLGLGLEAMHEGIAKRQADQYRRKVRPADKRPCPAGMRDDGTSCWKDSYGRGAGRVPDKANCPPNQRDDGTSCWLDSYGRGSGRTPDKTACPSGLRDDGTSCWSDARIYGKGCCCTLWGCCNNCPGHYHDDGCTCRKTNVGIKVSLFQRQRCRSNEEMKGRICYPKCKGGYHASGCCICTPTGGPGIRKTLAQRQSCRNNEERLAELCYPKCKDGYRPVGCCVCEPNDGPGIKVTRPQRLYCKENEIKLNGNCWETCQSGYTDHDNGGVCKKT, encoded by the exons ATGTTATTGCTGAGGCTTGGTATCATCTTGGTATTAG GCTTAGGTTTGGAAGCCATGCACGAAGGTATAGCCAAACGACAAGCAGATCAATATCGAAGAAAAGTCAGACCAGCTGATAAACGCCCTTGCCCAGCTGGAATGCGTGACGACGGTACAAGTTGTTGGAAAGATTCATATGGAAGAGGAGCCGGTCGTGTTCCGGATAAAGCAAATTGTCCTCCTAATCAACGCGACGACGGGACAAGTTGTTGGTTAGATAGCTACGGAAGAGGTTCTGGTAGAACACCTGATAAAACAGCATGTCCTTCTGGACTACGAGATGATGGTACCAGTTGTTGGAGCGATGCACGTATATATGGAAAGGGATGTTGTTGCACATTATGGGGTTGTTGTAACAACTGTCCGGGTCATTATCATGACGATGGATGCACGTGCAGAAAAACAAACGTAGGCATAAAAGTGTCACTCTTCCAACGACAAAGGTGTAGATCGAACGAAGAGATGAAAGGACGTATTTGCTATCCAAAATGCAAAGGTGGATACCATGCAAGTGGATGCTGTATATGTACACCAACTGGCGGCCCAGGTATACGGAAAACTCTTGCACAAAGGCAAAGTTGTCGAAATAACGAAGAAAGACTCGCCGAACTGTGTTACCCTAAATGTAAAGATGGTTATAGACCTGTAGGATGCTGTGTTTGCGAACCAAATGACGGACCCGGTATAAAGGTCACACGACCTCAGAGACTGTATTGcaaagaaaatgaaatcaaacTGAATGGCAATTGTTGGGAGACATGTCAAAGTGGCTACACTGATCATGATAATGGAGGCGTCTGTAAGAAAACTTAG